In Quercus robur chromosome 10, dhQueRobu3.1, whole genome shotgun sequence, a genomic segment contains:
- the LOC126702850 gene encoding uncharacterized protein LOC126702850: MSNSEHQSTSESRSSLEQTIDDLAKSVCNLIDRVDQIEASQRETVNHEGGNRLRQSHHGYFHRVPNFEHDHYNHNDPRDYDDRMFKENIEAPTFDGCLDLWVFTDWLRQMDKFFDYYHWAENKKVRYARMKLVGRADLFWEDLEDSIRRRHEPPITDWLEMKGALSRNYLPSTYRSSLLEEWDRLRQGTAPVTECIEKFKEFKRRIRIVEEEVVTLNRFKKGLNANLLGEIITRGVTTLSEAYDLARNCELASKSIFWRRSESRSVPTNPQPFGSKPRLALPPKVNPNSTPLEKEDKGKGVVNEPSRLGSRLQCFKCNGVGHIAARCPSRTLVIQEGDEKVEDVEELVYDPNVEETQDVEAEWEDDPSYLACIKAISPQVDDSKNFGVPRVNVVRCALAEQRDAEDWLRSAIFQTYTKCGDKTCKVIIDSGSCINAVSSNVVSRLGLKLTPHPNPYKVSWVDTSSIAIKERCVVPLQFLTYKAEIWCDVIPMDVGHIILGRPWLYDLDVTLHGRSNSCSFMFEGKKIVLTPLKPKPIGMSKKTEAPKAKGLNIISPRAFERVAIQESIVFVLVARELRGETSEEQPEEVRLVLQEFEDVFPEELPDHLPPMRDIQHAIDFVPGAALPNLPHYRMSPVEHAELQRQVEELLRKGFVRESMSPCAVPALLTPKKDGTWRMCVDSRAINKITVKYRFPIPRLDDMLDMMAGAIIFSKIDLKSGYHQIRVHSGDEWKTAFKTKDGLYEWMVMPFGLSNAPSTFMRVMTQVLKPFMGKFLVVYFDDILIYSKSREQHLDHLTQVCTTLRKESLYGNLKKCSFFTNRVVFLGFIVSSEGVSADPQKIQAIVEWPEPKNIHEIRSFHGLASFYRRFIKGFSTLMSLITDCMKQGEFVWTKAAAKAFNEVKQKMTEAPVMRLPDFTKPFEVECDASALRYLHSQKKLNFRHGSWVEFLQRYHFVVKHRAGIENKAADALSRRVSLLSIMSVKVTGFERLKDDYESCPDFGDLYTSLRNAP, from the exons ATGTCAAACTCTGAACATCAATCCACTTCTGAGTCTAGGTCCTCCTTAGAGCAAACCATAGATGACCTAGCAAAAAGTGTCTGTAATTTAATTGATAGGGTTGATCAAATTGAAGCATCTCAAAGAGAGACCGTTAACCATGAAGGAGGTAACCGGCTTAGGCAAAGTCACCACGGTTACTTTCATAGGGTTCCAAACTTTGAACATGATCACTATAATCACAATGACCCTAGGGATTATGATGATAGAATGTTCAAGGAAAATATAGAGGCACCCACCTTTGACGGCTGCCTGGACCTATGGGTTTTCACTGATTGGTTACGTCAGATGGATAAATTCTTTGACTACTACCATTGGGCTGAGAATAAGAAAGTGAGGTATGCTAGGATGAAGTTAGTTGGAAGAGCCGACCTTTTCTGGGAGGACCTTGAGGATAGCATTAGGCGACGACATGAGCCCCCCATTACTGATTGGCTTGAGATGAAGGGTGCACTCTCAAGGAATTATCTTCCTTCAACTTATAGGAGCTCCCTCCTTGAGGAATGGGATCGCCTAAGGCAAGGCACTGCTCCTGTGACTGAGTGTATAGAAAAGTTCAAGGAGTTCAAGAGGCGAATTCGAATAGTCGAGGAAGAGGTTGTCACACTCAATAGGTTTAAGAAAGGTTTAAATGCTAACCTACTGGGCGAGATTATCACCCGTGGAGTCACTACCTTAAGTGAAGCATATGACCTCGCTAGGAATTGTGAATTAGCATCTAAATCTATCTTTTGGCGACGTTCTGAGTCCCGAAGTGTTCCCACCAACCCTCAACCTTTTGGTAGCAAACCTAGACTTGCCTTACCCCCTAAAGTCAACCCCAATAGCACCCCATTAGAAAAAGAGGACAAGGGAAAAGGTGTGGTCAATGAGCCTTCAAGATTAGGATCTCGCCTCCAATGCTTCAAATGCAATGGGGTTGGACACATCGCTGCTAGATGTCCCTCTAGGACCCTTGTCATTCAAGAGGGTGATGAAAAGGTAGAAGATGTTGAGGAGCTAGTGTATGATCCGAATGTTGAAGAAACCCAAGATGTTGAAGCGGAATGGGAAGATGATCCTAGCTATCTCGCATGCATTAAAGCCATTTCTCCCCAAGTTGATGATTCCAAGAACTTTGGTGTCCCTAGAGTGAATGTGGTAAGGTGTGCCTTGGCAGAGCAAAGAGACGCTGAAGATTGGCTAAGGAGTGCCATCTTTCAAACTTACACTAAGTGTGGAgacaaaacttgcaaagttatCATAGATAGTGGAAGTTGCATTAATGCAGTGTCTTCTAACGTTGTTTCCCGCCTAGGCTTGAAATTGACCCCACACCCCAACCCATATAAAGTTTCTTGGGTGGATACTTCCTCCATagccataaaagaaagatgtgtTGTCCCACTTCAATTCCTCACCTACAAGGCTGAAATATGGTGTGACGTGATTCCCATGGATGTAGGGCATATCATCTTAGGTAGACCTTGGCTGTATGATCTAGATGTCACCCTTCATGGGCGATCCAATTCTTGCTCATTTATGTTTGAAGGTAAGAAGATTGTGCTCACTCCTTTGAAACCCAAGCCAATTGGCATGAGCAAGAAGACAGAGGCACCAAAGGCGAAAGGCTTGAACATCATAAGTCCGAGGGCATTTGAAAGGGTAGCAATTCAAGAGTCCATTGTGTTTGTCTTAGTTGCCAGGGAACTACGTGGAGAGACCAGTGAGGAGCAACCTGAAGAAGTGAGGTTAGTGCTCCAGGAATTTGAGGACGTTTTCCCTGAGGAACTCCCCGATCATTTACCACCCATGCGTGACATACAACACGCCATAGATTTTGTGCCCGGAGCGGCCCTACCTAACTTGCCTCATTATAGGATGAGCCCTGTAGAGCATGCCGAGTTGCAAAGGCAAGTAGAAGAACTACTTAGGAAGGGTTTTGTCCGTGAAAGCATGAGTCCTTGTGCGGTCCCTGCACTCTTAACTCCAAAAAAAGATGGAACTTGGCGGATGTGTGTTGATAGTCGTGCCATCAACAAGATCACTGTGAAATATCGATTTCCTATCCCCCGGTTGGATGACATGTTAGATATGATGGCTGGAGCAATAATCTTCTCTAAGATAGACTTAAAAAGCGGCtatcatcaaattagggttCATTCGGGTGATGAGTGGAAAACTGCCTTCAAGACGAAGGATGGGTTATATGAGTGGatggtgatgccttttggattgtCCAATGCTCCTAGTACCTTTATGAGAGTGATGACTCAAGTGCTCAAGCCTTTTATGGGGAAATTCTTGGTTGTGTACTTTGATGACATCCTCATCTATAGTAAGTCTAGGGAACAACACTTAGACCACCTAACTCAAGTTTGTACTACCCTTAGGAAGGAGAGTCTATATGGCAACCTCAAGAAGTGTTCTTTCTTCACTAATAGAGTCGTCTTCCTAGGTTTCATAGTGTCCTCTGAGGGAGTTTCTGCCGACCCCCAAAAGATTCAAGCGATTGTGGAGTGGCCCGAGCCCAAAAATATCCATGAAATTCGAAGCTTTCATGGGCTCGCTTCCTTTTATCGCCGATTCATCAAGGGGTTTAGTACCCTTATGTCCCTCATCACTGACTGCATGAAACAAGGGGAGTTTGTTTGGACTAAAGCTGCTGCTAAAGCTTTCAATGAGGTAAAGCAAAAGATGACTGAGGCACCTGTCATGCGTCTCCCTGATTTTACCAAGCCTTTTGAGGTGGAATGTGATGCCTCAG CTTTGCGCTATCTCCATTCCCAAAAGAAGCTAAATTTTAGGCACGGtagttgggttgaatttttgcAGCGCTACCACTTTGTAGTGAAGCATAGGGCGGGAATTGAGAATAAGGCTGCTGATGCACTAAGTCGAAGGGTGTCTTTGTTATCCATCATGAGTGTTAAGGTTACTGGGTTTGAACGACTCAAGGATGATTATGAGTCATGCCCCGATTTTGGGGACCTCTACACTAGCCTCAGGAATGCCCCATGA
- the LOC126702844 gene encoding probably inactive leucine-rich repeat receptor-like protein kinase At5g48380 produces MAHSAKLVALIHIFALSFLDILEISNGTETDIYCLRSIKESLEDPYNYFKSWNFSNNTEGFICDFVGIECWNSDENKVFNIKLKNMGLKGHFPREIENCTLIKGLDLSGNELTGTIPSDISMLLPHATSIDLSSNNFAGEIPKSIVNCTYLSVLRLDNNQLTGFIPPKINQLRSLDKFSVANNLLSGPVPVFSYHKIPLESYANNPGLCGAPLEPCLPSPKKFIVLFKEGFLVGWSTDMVSVVVMFRNTLRFLMKKATTKKNKKIKKAVIGGARWCFTDERSRNMMMSQMQKMAIRMSFIEISQATGNFNTHNVIGLGKIGMMYKAVIPNCWPLAVKRLTNCQSHETQFLSELSALGILRHDNLVPLLGYCSEQNEKLLVYKYILHGNLYDWLHVGEGEHKDKILEWHSRTKIAIGIARGLSWLHHKYDFRVVHLNLGSNSILLDKNFEPKISNFGGAKISSSSGIMFTNSNVIDTSNSSFVDSGVWELGFVKKDVYDFGILLLELITRKEPIEINSFSYDFNGSLFDWITHFLRNSSDIYSVIDNSLIGRGFDDEIFELLRIACTCLNPFPSQRPTMLELYNTISTFGERDGLTNDSEILMEPEIAIASSSIDINTISTFGERYGSTNDSEILMQSEIAIANSSNEIVEVEIA; encoded by the exons ATGGCTCATAGTGCCAAACTCGTAGCTCTTATTCACATATTTGCTTTGTCATTTCTGGATATTCTTGAAATAAGCAATGGCACAGAGACTGATATCTACTGCTTGAGGTCGATTAAAGAGTCACTAGAAGACCCTTACAACTACTTCAAATCATGGAATTTCAGCAACAACACAGAAGGTTTCATCTGTGACTTTGTTGGGATCGAATGCTGGAACTCTGATGAAAACAAAGTATTTAATATCAAGTTGAAGAACATGGGGCTAAAGGGCCACTTTCCTCGGGAAATCGAGAACTGCACATTGATAAAGGGTCTGGACCTGTCAGGCAATGAGCTTACAGGCACCATACCATCTGACATATCTATGTTGCTCCCGCACGCGACCTCCATTGATCTATCATCCAACAATTTTGCTGGTGAAATCCCTAAGAGCATAGTGAATTGCACCTATCTAAGTGTCCTTCGACTTGACAACAACCAGCTAACGGGATTTATCCCTCCAAAAATTAACCAGCTTCGGAGTCTTGACAAGTTTAGTGTTGCTAACAATCTCTTGTCAGGGCCGGTGCCTGTGTTTTCCTATCATAAAATTCCCTTAGAGAGTTACGCAAATAATCCGGGACTTTGTGGGGCTCCATTGGAACCTTGCTTGCCTTCTCCTAAGAAGTTTATTGTTCTATTCAAAGAAGGATTTCTGGTAGGCTGGAGTACTGATATGGTCTCGGTGGTAGTTATGTTCCGTAATACACTAAGATTTCTTATGAAAAAGGCAACAAccaagaagaacaagaaaataaagaaagcaGTGATTGGAGGAGCCCGATGGTGTTTTACTGATGAAAGAAGCAGGAATATGATG ATGTCTCAGATGCAGAAAATGGCTATTAGAATGAGTTTTATAGAAATTAGTCAGGCGACTGGCAATTTCAACACACACAATGTCATTGGATTAGGAAAGATTGGGATGATGTACAAGGCAGTGATTCCAAATTGCTGGCCTCTTGCAGTTAAGAGGTTAACTAATTGTCAATCTCATGAGACACAATTCCTATCTGAGCTATCAGCTCTGGGTATATTGAGACATGATAACTTGGTTCCCCTCCTTGGATACTGTAGCGAACAGAACGAGAAACTTCTGGTGTACAAATACATATTGCATGGCAACCTTTATGATTGGCTACATGTAGGAGAAGGAGAACACAAGGATAAAATATTGGAATGGCATTCGAGGACTAAAATTGCGATTGGGATAGCAAGAGGCCTATCATGGCTTCACCATAAGTATGATTTCCGAGTGGTCCACCTCAACTTGGGTTCAAACTCTATCTTATTAGATAAGAATTTTGAGCCCAAGATATCAAATTTTGGGGGAGCAAAAATATCAAGTTCTAGTGGGATAATGTTCACAAATTCAAACGTCATTGACACAAGCAATAGCTCTTTTGTAGACAGTGGGGTATGGGAGTTGGGTTTTGTTAAAAAGGATGTCTATGACTTTGGAATTCTACTTCTTGAGCTAATTACAAGGAAGGAACCCATTGAAATTAATAGTTTTTCATACGATTTTAATGGGAGTTTGTTTGATTGGATAACCCACTTTTTGAGAAATTCATCTGATATTTACAGTGTTATTGATAATTCTCTAATTGGCAGAGGATTTGATGACGAAATCTTTGAGTTACTTAGAATTGCATGTACTTGTCTTAACCCCTTCCCTAGTCAAAGGCCAACAATGCTTGAATTGTACAATACAATAAGTACTTTTGGGGAGAGAGATGGCCTCACAAATGACTCTGAGATATTGATGGAACCTGAAATTGCTATTGCAAGTAGCTCAATTGACATCAATACAATAAGTACTTTTGGGGAGAGATATGGCAGCACAAATGACTCTGAGATATTGATGCAATCTGAAATTGCTATTGCAAATAGCTCAAATGAAATTGTTGAGGTAGAAATTGCATAG
- the LOC126702845 gene encoding probably inactive leucine-rich repeat receptor-like protein kinase At5g48380 — translation MGLRGQFPWDIKNYTSLTGLDLSNNVLSGPLLFDIVELVPSLTSFDLSINRFSCEIPKNFVNCSYLNVLKLDQNQLTGEIPPKLGIPGRIKTFGVFNNMLSGVVPYFVDTNVLADCFANNKELSQTP, via the coding sequence ATGGGGCTCAGGGGCCAGTTCCCCTGGGACATTAAAAACTACACAAGTCTAACAGGGTTAGACCTCTCGAATAATGTACTTTCAGGACCCCTCCTATTTGACATAGTAGAGTTAGTCCCGTCTCTCACAAGCTTTGACCTCTCAATCAACAGATTTTCTTGCGAAATCCCAAAGAACTTTGTCAATTGCAGTTATCTAAATGTCCTTAAACTTGACCAAAACCAACTAACTGGTGAAATCCCTCCCAAATTAGGCATCCCTGGTCGTATTAAAACTTTTGGTGTCTTTAACAATATGTTGTCAGGGGTTGTCCCTTACTTTGTCGATACCAATGTTCTAGCCGATTGCTTTGCTAACAATAAGGAACTTTCACAAACACCTTAA